The Coffea arabica cultivar ET-39 chromosome 8e, Coffea Arabica ET-39 HiFi, whole genome shotgun sequence genome window below encodes:
- the LOC113704774 gene encoding uncharacterized protein codes for MVEWVHSILLKNQSLWAAKIPNVTSWVWRKILQTRGLAQPFIRHIVGNGNNISFWFDTWHPLGPLYKRFTGNLLYSFGCKPHALVSEIIVDGRWRWPVGRKATAEVKRFKEATPECLVPLTMFEDQVVWNGSSSRVFNAKNAVKKSRGSREEVTWAKLV; via the coding sequence ATGGTAGAGTGGGTGCATAGCATCCTTTTAAAGAACCAGTCTTTATGGGCTGCAAAGATTCCAAATGTTACCTCTTGGGTTTGGAGGAAGATCTTACAAACTAGAGGCTTGGCTCAACCTTTCATCAGGCACATTGTGGGGAATGGAAATAATATCAGTTTCTGGTTCGATACATGGCATCCCCTTGGGCCATTGTATAAAAGATTTACGGGCAACTTACTATACAGCTTTGGATGCAAACCACATGCTCTTGTATCAGAAATTATAGTGGATGGGAGGTGGAGATGGCCTGTAGGCAGGAAAGCAACAGCAGAAGTTAAGAGGTTCAAGGAAGCTACACCAGAGTGCCTTGTTCCTTTGACAATGTTTGAGGATCAAGTTGTGTGGAATGGGAGTTCTTCTAGAGTTTTCAATGCAAAAAATGCCGTGAAGAAGTCTCGTGGATCAAGAGAGGAAGTAACTTGGGCAAAACTAGTTTAG
- the LOC113704773 gene encoding vetispiradiene synthase 2-like has translation MYTKEIEVLKVEVMSMLLATGTTMMQKLDFIDKIERLGISYHFEDEIQNQLEQLFNLSTNLGRHLEYDLSTAALQFRLFRWGKELDILSKVPYARDRFVECYFWDVGTIYEPRHSFARMTLAKAIAIAGIIDNTYDAYGTLDELKILTEAVERWDGNGIEQLSDYLKTSYMILLNFNKELEEDLSKKQTSAAFMGMDSATKDVMDWMPTHPKLFVALGKHTRLLNDVGSYKFERETGSGMAIECYMKDYNVFEEEAMKKFEDMAVDAWKDINEQCLRLTTFPRKILKVILNLARLCEVVYKQRGDGFTNQRRIEAHIKAILVDSISL, from the exons ATGTACACCAAAGAGATTGAAGTTTTGAAGGTAGAAGTGATGAGCATGCTTCTGGCAACAGGAACAACCATGATGCAAAAATTGGATTTCATTGACAAAATAGAACGACTCGGTATCTCGTATCACTTTGAGGATGAGATTCAAAATCAACTAGAACAGCTTTTCAATCTATCTACCAACTTGGGAAGGCATCTAGAATATGATTTATCTACTGCAGCACTTCAGTTTCGACTTTTCAG GTGGGGAAAGGAACTGGACATCCTATCAAAAGTTCCATATGCAAGGGACAGATTTGTGGAATGCTACTTTTGGGATGTTGGAACCATTTATGAACCTCGGCACTCTTTTGCTCGAATGACTTTGGCAAAAGCAATAGCCATTGCTGGAATAATTGACaatacctatgatgcttatggCACTCTTGATGAACTCAAAATATTAACGGAAGCTGTGGAAAG ATGGGATGGAAATGGAATTGAGCAGCTCTCAGACTACTTGAAGACTTCTTATATGATACTTTTGAATTTTAATAAGGAGCTTGAGGAAGATTTATCAAAAAAACAAA CATCTGCAGCTTTCATGGGCATGGATAGTGCCACAAAGGATGTTATGGACTGGATGCCAACTCATCCTAAACTCTTTGTTGCTTTAGGAAAACATACCCGATTGCTTAATGATGTCGGCAGTTACAAG TTTGAGAGAGAAACGGGCAGTGGCATGGCGATTGAATGCTACATGAAGGACTATAATGTATTCGAGGAAGAGGCAATGAAGAAGTTTGAAGACATGGCTGTGGATGCTTGGAAGGATATAAATGAGCAATGCTTGAGACTTACTACCTTTCCAAGAAAAATTCTCAAAGTGATTCTCAATCTAGCAAGATTATGCGAAGTTGTTTACAAGCAGCGTGGAGATGGATTCACTAATCAACGAAGAATTGAAGCCCATATAAAGGCAATACTTGTGGATTCCATATCTCTTTGA